One Opitutia bacterium DNA segment encodes these proteins:
- a CDS encoding epimerase: MNRRDMLKLGALAGAATLLNRATAQTAAPAPKPKPVHIDPLSGIERAAKPLNILILGGTGFIGPHQVRYALARGHKLTLFNRGRRPKEWPAEVEELTGDRETGDLKSLEGREWDACIDNPTSVPYWVRDAGRVLQGKVKQYVYVSSLSAYADTAKAGMDETAPLAKYTGPDLMKETRATLLANMNLYGPMKAGCEAEAEKWFPGITTIVRPTLIVGPGDDTDRFTYWPVRIAQGGEVLAPPADDPVQLIDARDLAEWMVRLVEQRAFGAFNGNGPDYELSTGAMLHGVRAAVGGNARFTHVTADFIEQQKVQAWGELTVWVPGQGETVGFHRMSWQKSVAAGLTFRPLAVTAADTLAFWKSLPDDRRAKPKAGLKADKEAAVLAAWHARAKT; encoded by the coding sequence ATGAATCGTCGCGACATGCTCAAACTCGGCGCGCTCGCCGGCGCCGCCACGCTCCTCAACCGCGCCACCGCGCAGACCGCCGCGCCCGCGCCGAAACCGAAGCCGGTGCACATCGATCCGCTCAGCGGCATCGAGCGCGCGGCGAAGCCGTTGAACATCCTCATCCTCGGCGGCACGGGTTTCATCGGGCCGCATCAGGTGCGCTACGCGCTCGCGCGCGGGCACAAGCTCACGCTCTTCAATCGCGGCCGCCGCCCGAAGGAATGGCCGGCGGAGGTCGAGGAACTGACCGGCGATCGCGAGACCGGCGACCTGAAGTCGCTCGAGGGCCGCGAGTGGGATGCGTGCATCGACAACCCGACGAGCGTGCCGTATTGGGTGCGCGACGCTGGCCGTGTTTTACAGGGGAAGGTGAAGCAATACGTCTATGTCTCGTCGCTTTCCGCCTACGCCGACACCGCGAAGGCCGGCATGGACGAGACCGCGCCGCTCGCGAAATACACCGGTCCCGACCTCATGAAGGAGACGCGGGCCACGCTGCTCGCGAACATGAACCTCTACGGCCCGATGAAGGCCGGTTGCGAAGCCGAGGCGGAAAAATGGTTCCCGGGCATCACGACGATCGTGCGACCGACGTTGATCGTCGGACCCGGCGACGACACCGACCGCTTCACCTACTGGCCGGTGCGCATCGCGCAGGGCGGGGAAGTGCTCGCGCCCCCGGCGGACGACCCGGTGCAGCTGATCGACGCCCGCGACCTCGCCGAGTGGATGGTGCGGCTGGTGGAGCAGCGCGCGTTCGGCGCCTTCAACGGCAACGGTCCCGACTACGAGCTCTCGACCGGCGCGATGCTGCACGGCGTGCGCGCGGCGGTGGGCGGCAACGCGCGTTTCACGCACGTGACGGCTGATTTTATCGAGCAGCAGAAAGTGCAGGCGTGGGGCGAGCTTACCGTCTGGGTGCCGGGTCAGGGCGAGACGGTCGGCTTCCATCGCATGAGCTGGCAGAAGTCCGTGGCCGCCGGCCTGACCTTCCGTCCGCTCGCGGTGACGGCTGCGGACACGCTCGCGTTCTGGAAGTCGCTGCCCGACGACCGGCGCGCGAAACCGAAGGCCGGTCTCAAGGCCGACAAGGAAGCCGCAGTGCTCGCGGCGTGGCACGCGCGGGCGAAGACCTGA
- a CDS encoding DUF885 domain-containing protein, whose product MKLPRLLATLALSVSSLCAFALAANADFDRWAESFATDWVRANPTFSTIQQYLPAAEQDTLDRQLTPNTKEYRAGRVAAAKAALAELAKFDRATLSADQRTSAATIEWSLRGIVESEPFADYNFVFNQFGGLHVNTVNFLTQAHPIRNQRDVENYLARLALVAGRIDEGVAQAKDAAARGLLMPDFITKSTLGQFERFLAGTPRENRFVASLDERAANLKDVTAEERAQFVAAAEKITAEQIIPAFRRAQALLQEQLPHTTSDAGLWRLPGGDKAYANALKRFTTTDLTAEQIHQLGLREVARIEKEMDGYFRQLGYNDGSIKERMEKLEHDRQPTEADPRPMMLAKFESILRDAEQRAKLVFDLTPKAPVVVKREPPFTEKTAAAHYTGPAKDGSRPGIFWAPLPGPTFEIATMRTLVYHEGVPGHHFQIALQRETEGLPRYRRDGVFSGGSAYAEGWALYAEQLAAENNWYEGDVVGRLGQLDDELFRARRLVVDTGLHAFKWTRQQAIDYGIKASEVERYVMNPGQACAYKIGMLKILELRGQAQQALGPKFEIKKFHNLVLQTGNVPLAVLEQVVNEWVAAQK is encoded by the coding sequence ATGAAACTACCCCGTCTGCTCGCCACGCTCGCGCTGAGCGTCTCTTCGCTGTGCGCCTTCGCCCTCGCCGCCAACGCCGACTTCGACCGCTGGGCCGAGTCGTTCGCCACCGACTGGGTGCGCGCCAACCCCACTTTCTCCACGATCCAGCAATATCTCCCCGCCGCCGAACAGGACACGCTCGACCGCCAGCTCACGCCGAACACGAAGGAATACCGCGCCGGCCGCGTCGCCGCCGCCAAGGCCGCGCTGGCCGAACTGGCGAAATTCGATCGCGCCACGCTCAGCGCCGACCAGCGCACGTCGGCCGCTACGATCGAATGGTCGCTGCGCGGCATCGTGGAGAGCGAGCCGTTCGCCGACTACAACTTCGTCTTCAACCAATTCGGCGGCCTGCACGTGAACACGGTCAACTTCCTCACGCAGGCCCACCCGATCCGCAACCAGCGCGACGTTGAAAACTACCTCGCGCGCCTCGCGCTCGTCGCCGGCCGCATCGACGAGGGCGTCGCACAGGCGAAGGACGCCGCCGCGCGCGGCCTGCTCATGCCGGACTTCATCACGAAGTCCACGCTCGGGCAGTTCGAGCGCTTCCTCGCCGGCACGCCGCGCGAAAACCGTTTCGTCGCCTCGCTCGACGAACGCGCCGCGAACTTGAAGGACGTAACCGCCGAGGAGCGCGCGCAATTCGTCGCCGCCGCCGAGAAAATCACCGCGGAGCAAATCATCCCGGCGTTCCGCCGCGCCCAAGCTCTGCTGCAAGAACAGTTGCCACATACCACGAGCGACGCCGGCCTCTGGCGCCTGCCGGGCGGCGACAAAGCCTACGCGAACGCCCTGAAGCGCTTCACGACCACCGACCTGACCGCCGAGCAAATCCACCAGCTCGGCCTGCGCGAGGTCGCGCGCATCGAAAAGGAGATGGACGGCTACTTCCGCCAGCTCGGCTACAACGACGGCTCGATCAAGGAGCGCATGGAAAAACTGGAGCACGACCGCCAGCCGACGGAGGCCGACCCGCGCCCGATGATGCTCGCGAAATTCGAGTCGATCCTCCGCGACGCCGAACAGCGCGCAAAGCTCGTCTTCGACCTCACACCGAAGGCCCCCGTCGTCGTGAAACGCGAGCCGCCGTTCACCGAAAAAACCGCCGCCGCCCACTACACCGGCCCCGCGAAGGACGGCTCGCGCCCCGGCATCTTCTGGGCGCCGCTGCCCGGCCCGACCTTCGAAATCGCGACCATGCGCACGCTCGTCTACCACGAGGGCGTCCCCGGCCACCATTTCCAGATCGCGCTCCAGCGCGAGACCGAGGGCCTGCCGCGCTACCGCCGCGACGGCGTATTCAGCGGCGGGTCCGCCTACGCCGAGGGCTGGGCGCTCTACGCCGAGCAACTCGCCGCAGAAAACAACTGGTATGAAGGCGACGTTGTCGGCCGCCTTGGCCAGCTCGACGACGAGCTGTTCCGCGCGCGCCGCCTCGTCGTCGACACCGGCCTCCACGCCTTCAAGTGGACGCGCCAGCAGGCGATCGACTACGGCATCAAGGCCTCCGAGGTGGAGCGCTACGTGATGAATCCCGGCCAAGCCTGCGCCTACAAGATCGGCATGCTGAAAATCCTCGAGCTGCGCGGCCAGGCGCAGCAGGCGCTCGGGCCGAAGTTCGAGATCAAGAAGTTCCACAACCTCGTCCTCCAAACTGGCAACGTCCCGCTCGCCGTGCTCGAACAGGTCGTGAACGAGTGGGTCGCCGCGCAGAAGTAA
- a CDS encoding NAD(P)-dependent oxidoreductase, giving the protein MSERIAFVGVGRMGGNMARRLKDCGYAVTVVYDAHAPTSAALAAEIGAMSAARLADVTAAADVIFTVVTDDAAQLAVFAESGDSLLMGARGKVFVNCATLTPGVHVEVERRAKAAGASSLEGCMASSIPQARNGTLYLMCGGDRAVFERVEPILKNLSSALRYIGAAGQAAQVKALVNMVMNIHTAALAEGLGLGQALGLDLDMLREVFAQTGANSQVLKTDGEDMQNRAHDCYFSAAHAAKDSTIAWQLGRDVGLELPLAAATKAQFDRMVARGLGGLDKSGVAELTFKGRHA; this is encoded by the coding sequence ATGTCTGAACGCATCGCTTTCGTCGGAGTCGGCCGCATGGGCGGCAACATGGCGCGCCGCCTCAAGGATTGCGGCTACGCCGTCACCGTGGTCTACGACGCCCACGCGCCGACCTCCGCCGCGCTCGCCGCCGAGATCGGTGCGATGTCCGCCGCGCGGCTGGCCGACGTGACCGCGGCGGCGGACGTGATCTTCACCGTCGTGACCGACGATGCGGCGCAGCTCGCGGTGTTTGCGGAGAGCGGCGATTCGCTGCTCATGGGCGCGCGCGGCAAGGTCTTCGTCAACTGCGCCACGCTGACGCCCGGCGTGCACGTGGAAGTGGAGCGCCGCGCGAAAGCGGCGGGCGCTTCGTCGCTCGAAGGCTGCATGGCTTCGTCGATCCCGCAGGCGCGCAACGGCACGCTTTACCTCATGTGCGGCGGCGACCGCGCGGTGTTCGAGCGCGTGGAACCGATTTTGAAAAATCTCAGCTCCGCGCTGCGCTACATCGGCGCCGCCGGACAGGCCGCACAGGTGAAGGCGCTCGTGAACATGGTCATGAACATCCACACTGCCGCGCTCGCCGAAGGTCTAGGCCTCGGTCAGGCGCTCGGGCTTGATCTCGACATGTTGCGCGAGGTGTTCGCGCAGACCGGCGCGAATTCGCAGGTGCTCAAGACCGACGGCGAGGACATGCAGAACCGCGCGCACGATTGCTATTTCTCCGCCGCGCACGCCGCCAAGGATTCGACCATCGCTTGGCAACTCGGGCGCGATGTCGGCCTCGAGCTGCCGCTCGCCGCGGCGACGAAGGCGCAGTTCGACCGGATGGTCGCGCGCGGCCTCGGCGGCCTCGACAAGAGCGGCGTGGCCGAGCTGACGTTCAAGGGCCGCCACGCGTGA
- a CDS encoding PQQ-dependent sugar dehydrogenase, producing the protein MPRSTPPGYALIVLSLACTLAASAQTDAVRRDIGKFYAQNCAACHGRNLQGGLAPSLLDDQWLHGDRDEDIARVIRDGVNDAMDGYRDELSEADIRAMVIFIREKRAGFSSSESRPARPQPTEPIASERHRFKLETVADRLSTPWGMAFLPDGRLLFTEKSGQLRVIERGVLRPEPIRGTPAVRDAGQGGLLEVAVHPRYAENGWIYLAYSDPATRNGEPVSLTTLVRGKLRDGAWVEQQTIWRAPLEFYRPGGGVHFGCRIVFDRDGYLFFSHGERGRQENAQDLKLPNGKIHRLHDDGRIPEDNPFAKQPGAFASIWTYGNRNPQGLALDPRDGSLWETEHGPRGGDELNLIRRGANYGWPVITYGMNYNGTPITATTAKDGMEQPVTHWTPSIAVCGIDFYTGDKFPGWKHNLLVTALAQQELRRVVIDGGKVTHQEILLKDFGRVRDVQTGPDGTIYVALNQPDRIVRLVPTQ; encoded by the coding sequence ATGCCCCGCTCCACGCCGCCTGGCTACGCTCTCATTGTCCTTTCGCTCGCCTGCACGCTGGCCGCGTCAGCGCAAACCGACGCCGTCCGGCGCGACATCGGCAAGTTCTACGCGCAAAATTGCGCGGCCTGCCACGGCCGCAACCTGCAGGGCGGGCTGGCGCCCTCGCTCCTCGACGACCAGTGGCTGCACGGCGACCGCGACGAGGACATCGCCCGGGTCATCCGCGACGGCGTGAACGACGCGATGGACGGCTACCGCGACGAGTTGAGCGAGGCCGACATTCGCGCGATGGTCATCTTCATCCGCGAGAAACGCGCGGGGTTTTCCTCCTCCGAGTCGCGTCCCGCCCGGCCGCAACCGACGGAGCCGATTGCGAGCGAGCGGCACCGATTCAAGCTCGAGACGGTCGCCGACCGGCTCTCCACGCCGTGGGGCATGGCGTTCCTGCCGGATGGGCGCCTGCTCTTCACGGAGAAATCGGGCCAGCTCCGCGTGATCGAGCGCGGCGTGCTGCGCCCCGAGCCGATTCGCGGCACGCCGGCCGTGCGCGACGCCGGCCAGGGCGGCTTGCTCGAGGTGGCCGTGCACCCGCGCTACGCGGAGAACGGCTGGATCTACCTCGCCTACTCCGACCCCGCGACGCGCAACGGCGAGCCCGTGAGCCTCACCACCCTCGTGCGCGGCAAGCTCCGCGACGGCGCGTGGGTCGAGCAGCAGACAATCTGGCGCGCGCCGCTCGAATTCTACCGGCCCGGCGGCGGCGTGCACTTCGGCTGCCGCATCGTCTTCGATCGCGACGGCTACCTGTTCTTCTCGCACGGCGAGCGCGGCCGGCAGGAAAACGCGCAGGATCTCAAGTTGCCCAACGGAAAGATCCACCGCCTTCACGACGACGGCCGCATCCCGGAGGACAATCCGTTCGCGAAGCAGCCCGGCGCGTTCGCCTCGATCTGGACCTACGGCAACCGCAACCCGCAGGGCCTCGCGCTCGACCCGCGCGACGGTTCGCTCTGGGAAACCGAGCACGGCCCGCGCGGCGGCGACGAGCTGAACCTCATCCGGCGCGGCGCGAACTACGGCTGGCCCGTCATCACCTACGGCATGAACTACAACGGCACGCCGATCACGGCGACCACCGCGAAGGACGGCATGGAGCAGCCGGTCACGCACTGGACGCCGTCGATCGCGGTGTGCGGCATCGATTTCTACACCGGCGACAAGTTTCCCGGCTGGAAGCACAACCTGCTCGTCACCGCCCTCGCGCAACAGGAGTTGCGCCGCGTCGTGATCGACGGCGGCAAGGTCACGCACCAGGAAATCCTCCTCAAGGATTTCGGCCGCGTGCGCGACGTGCAGACCGGCCCCGACGGCACCATCTACGTCGCGCTCAACCAGCCCGACCGCATCGTGCGGCTGGTGCCGACTCAGTGA
- a CDS encoding AMP-binding protein, with the protein MIFLLRLLLRLVFRFRVEGAEALRGPGPMLLCPNHTSWLDWAFVLVCLDDDWKFVASSTTAQATWIHRKMMINSRTFPVDNTSSFAVRGMAEHLEKGGKLVLFPEGRISSTTALMRVYDGTAFLVHRSGAKVITCYLRNAVRVKWVRHKGWTQWFPRVSVHFSAPLTAPDTSTLAHNVARQKITQWLRDQIMLQQFDAEMRCGPATLPAMIAATARALPHKIALEDISFTEFTYSRLMVATDVLQRTLGRHLSSARGERIGVMLPTVNGAVTTVLALWSLGKTPAFLNYSTGPAVMLACAQLAGLKQVLTSRAFLEKAKINLQPLQDAGLEFIYLEDVRAEVTGPVKLAAAARNFLSFAHALTHAPVDATDTAAVIFTSGSEGVPKGVELSHRGMLANLRQIFAAADLRDDDRFFNALPFFHSFGLVGGIVAPLVRGCYVFNYPSPLHYRIVPTVVYEKNCTILLGTNTFLNGYARKAHPYDLQTVRYLVAGAEKVQTATFETYARKFGVRIHEGYGATECGPVVCINTKMDPRTETAGRLLPGVEYRIEPVVGVPEGGQLFVRTPAMMKGYLNADANAKFQVLGGWYDTGDIAKIDADGYVTVLGRLKRFAKVSGEMISLTAVEDALAGAFAAQFGARCTIAIVAVPDAEKGEKLVALANEPRLQLADVRAAVRAKGLSNLCAPRELRFVHAIPKLGSGKTDHRELLRLLQAGETTPAQAAPAAG; encoded by the coding sequence ATGATCTTCCTGCTCCGCCTTCTGCTTCGCCTCGTTTTCCGTTTCCGCGTGGAAGGCGCCGAGGCGTTGCGCGGCCCGGGCCCCATGCTCCTTTGCCCGAACCACACCTCGTGGCTCGACTGGGCGTTCGTGCTCGTGTGCCTCGACGACGACTGGAAGTTCGTCGCGTCGTCCACCACCGCACAGGCCACGTGGATCCATCGCAAGATGATGATCAACTCGCGGACGTTCCCAGTGGACAACACCTCGTCGTTCGCCGTCCGCGGCATGGCCGAACACCTCGAAAAGGGCGGCAAGCTCGTGCTCTTTCCGGAGGGCCGCATCTCGAGCACGACGGCCCTCATGCGCGTCTACGATGGCACCGCGTTCCTCGTGCACCGCAGCGGCGCGAAGGTCATCACCTGCTACCTGCGCAACGCCGTCCGCGTGAAATGGGTCCGCCACAAGGGCTGGACGCAATGGTTCCCGCGCGTGTCGGTGCATTTCAGCGCGCCGCTCACCGCGCCCGACACGTCGACGCTGGCGCACAACGTCGCCCGCCAGAAGATCACGCAATGGCTGCGCGACCAGATCATGCTGCAGCAATTCGACGCCGAGATGCGCTGCGGCCCGGCCACGCTGCCCGCCATGATCGCCGCGACCGCCCGCGCGCTGCCGCACAAGATCGCGCTGGAGGACATCTCGTTCACGGAGTTCACCTATTCGCGCCTCATGGTCGCGACCGACGTGCTCCAGCGCACGCTCGGCCGCCATCTCTCGTCCGCGCGCGGCGAGCGCATCGGCGTGATGCTGCCCACGGTCAACGGCGCGGTGACGACCGTCCTCGCGCTCTGGTCGCTGGGGAAGACGCCGGCGTTCCTCAACTACTCGACCGGCCCCGCCGTGATGCTCGCGTGCGCGCAACTCGCCGGGCTGAAGCAGGTGCTCACTTCACGCGCGTTCCTTGAGAAGGCGAAGATCAACCTCCAGCCGCTGCAGGACGCCGGCCTGGAATTCATCTACCTTGAGGATGTCCGCGCCGAGGTGACCGGGCCCGTGAAACTCGCCGCGGCGGCGCGCAACTTCCTCTCGTTCGCCCACGCGCTCACGCATGCCCCGGTCGACGCGACCGACACGGCGGCGGTGATCTTCACCAGCGGCTCCGAAGGCGTGCCGAAGGGGGTCGAACTCTCGCATCGCGGCATGCTCGCGAATCTCCGGCAGATTTTCGCCGCCGCCGACCTGCGCGACGACGACCGGTTCTTCAACGCGCTGCCGTTCTTCCACAGCTTCGGCCTCGTCGGCGGCATCGTCGCGCCACTCGTGCGCGGCTGCTACGTGTTCAATTATCCGTCGCCGCTGCACTACCGCATCGTGCCGACCGTCGTCTACGAGAAGAACTGCACGATTCTCCTCGGCACGAACACGTTTCTCAATGGCTACGCGCGCAAGGCGCATCCCTACGACCTCCAGACGGTGCGCTACCTCGTCGCCGGCGCGGAAAAGGTGCAGACCGCGACCTTCGAGACCTACGCGCGCAAGTTCGGCGTGCGGATCCACGAAGGCTACGGCGCCACCGAGTGCGGCCCGGTCGTGTGCATCAACACGAAGATGGACCCGCGCACTGAGACCGCCGGCCGTTTGCTGCCGGGCGTCGAATATCGGATCGAACCCGTCGTCGGCGTGCCCGAGGGCGGCCAGCTGTTCGTGCGCACGCCCGCGATGATGAAGGGTTACCTCAATGCCGACGCGAACGCGAAGTTCCAGGTGCTCGGCGGCTGGTATGATACGGGCGACATCGCGAAGATCGACGCCGACGGCTACGTCACCGTGCTCGGCCGCCTCAAACGCTTCGCCAAGGTCAGCGGCGAAATGATTTCGCTCACGGCCGTGGAGGACGCGCTCGCCGGGGCATTCGCCGCGCAATTCGGCGCACGCTGCACGATCGCGATCGTCGCCGTGCCCGACGCCGAGAAGGGCGAGAAGCTCGTCGCGCTGGCCAACGAGCCGCGCCTGCAACTCGCCGACGTCCGCGCCGCCGTGCGCGCGAAGGGCCTGAGCAATCTCTGCGCGCCACGCGAACTGCGCTTCGTGCACGCGATCCCCAAGCTTGGCTCCGGCAAGACGGACCATCGCGAACTGCTGCGGCTCCTGCAGGCTGGCGAGACCACGCCCGCACAGGCGGCCCCGGCGGCCGGCTGA
- a CDS encoding arylamine N-acetyltransferase has translation MSDAFNLDAYCARIGYTGSREPTLATLHALAFHHATAIPFENLDVLLGRPIVLTPAALVAKLVHARRGGYCFEQNGLLLLALRALGYRVTPLGGRARWQLPRDFVPPRTHLILRVHLAGGDWIADCGLGSASLTGAIPLTFDEPHGTPHEARRLVREEDGRIFHQTRLEDGWADVCEFSLAEIHPIDCEVANWWTSTNPTSKFKQDLMVALAQTDGTRKAIRTGVFTHRRGAEILHQRTIESAADLLALLAEHFGLPFPPDTRFGPPDAPWAR, from the coding sequence ATGTCCGATGCCTTCAACCTCGACGCCTACTGCGCCCGCATCGGCTACACCGGTTCGCGCGAACCGACTCTCGCGACGCTGCACGCGCTGGCGTTTCACCACGCGACCGCGATCCCGTTCGAAAACCTCGACGTGCTGCTCGGTCGCCCGATCGTCCTCACGCCCGCCGCGCTCGTGGCCAAGCTCGTGCACGCGCGACGCGGCGGCTATTGCTTCGAGCAAAACGGCCTGCTGCTACTCGCGTTGCGCGCGCTCGGCTATCGGGTGACGCCGCTCGGCGGCCGGGCCCGCTGGCAATTGCCGCGCGATTTCGTGCCGCCGCGCACGCACCTCATTCTCCGCGTGCATCTCGCCGGCGGCGACTGGATCGCCGATTGCGGCCTCGGTTCAGCCTCGCTCACCGGCGCCATTCCGCTGACGTTCGACGAGCCGCACGGGACGCCGCACGAAGCCCGGCGCCTCGTGCGCGAGGAGGATGGCCGGATTTTCCACCAGACGCGCCTGGAGGACGGATGGGCGGACGTCTGCGAGTTTTCCCTCGCCGAGATACACCCGATCGACTGCGAGGTGGCCAATTGGTGGACGAGCACCAACCCGACCTCGAAATTCAAACAGGACCTGATGGTCGCGCTCGCGCAGACCGATGGCACGCGGAAGGCGATCCGCACCGGCGTCTTCACGCATCGGCGCGGCGCGGAGATCCTGCACCAGCGCACAATCGAGTCCGCCGCCGACCTGCTCGCGCTGCTTGCGGAACACTTCGGCCTCCCTTTCCCGCCAGACACGCGCTTCGGTCCGCCCGATGCGCCGTGGGCACGCTAG
- a CDS encoding DUF5069 domain-containing protein → MSAEIRASNESGPSFHRYAPRLQFAQPYDSVVGGLHYLGRMLDKIRLMHAGDLPADYHSHYGLPVGLDGQICGFLGVPFAEIEARVRQGGDDTEIAEWIFARGLRPNRTQAMVWNEHARKLGWNDRVTAYLETLKREAGLAHVAASTSFDLIELSEGREPPPPVA, encoded by the coding sequence ATGTCCGCTGAAATTCGCGCATCGAACGAGAGCGGGCCGTCGTTTCATCGATATGCCCCACGTCTACAGTTTGCGCAGCCCTACGATTCGGTCGTCGGCGGCCTGCATTACCTCGGTCGGATGCTCGACAAGATCCGGCTCATGCACGCCGGCGACCTCCCAGCGGACTATCACAGCCACTACGGGTTGCCGGTCGGACTCGACGGACAGATCTGCGGATTTCTCGGTGTTCCCTTCGCCGAGATCGAGGCGCGGGTGCGGCAAGGCGGCGACGACACCGAAATTGCCGAGTGGATCTTTGCGCGCGGGTTACGGCCCAATCGCACTCAGGCGATGGTCTGGAACGAGCACGCGAGAAAGCTCGGGTGGAACGATCGTGTCACCGCCTACCTGGAGACTCTGAAACGGGAAGCCGGTCTGGCGCACGTGGCGGCCAGCACCTCCTTCGACCTCATCGAACTCAGCGAAGGCCGCGAGCCGCCGCCGCCCGTGGCCTGA